The following are encoded in a window of Aerococcus sanguinicola genomic DNA:
- a CDS encoding YeiH family protein, whose amino-acid sequence MKINRQLLPGLILSLAIAVPAHFLGQAFPIIGGPVFAILMGMIIALFWTAGAAFQPGIRFSSKVLLQAAVVLLGFGLNLSVVIETGLSSLPIILSTISIALLVAFIFSCYLNIDTKTATLVGVGSSICGGSAIAATAPVIEAEEEEVAQAISVIFFFNVLAALIFPSLGQWLGFDTTTGEAFGIFAGTAVNDTSSVTAAASTWDSLFNLGTETLDKAITVKLTRTLAIIPITLGLSFWRSRHGEETPTNLTWGQKIKASLPQFIIYFVLASLLTTICLAIGLPESLFAPFKWASKFLIVWAMAAIGLNTDLVKLLRSGASALGLGAACWIAITLVSLGLQYVLGFW is encoded by the coding sequence ATGAAAATTAATCGTCAATTGTTGCCAGGGCTGATTTTATCTTTAGCTATTGCAGTCCCAGCACATTTTTTGGGACAGGCTTTTCCTATCATTGGGGGACCTGTTTTTGCTATTTTAATGGGAATGATTATAGCTCTATTTTGGACTGCTGGAGCAGCTTTTCAACCAGGAATTCGTTTTTCGAGTAAGGTCTTATTACAAGCTGCTGTTGTCTTACTAGGTTTTGGCCTTAATCTTTCGGTGGTGATTGAAACCGGCTTGAGCTCCTTACCCATTATTCTCTCAACAATTTCAATTGCCCTCTTGGTAGCCTTTATTTTTAGCTGTTATTTGAATATTGATACGAAGACGGCTACCTTGGTTGGGGTAGGGTCGTCTATTTGTGGCGGGTCAGCCATAGCTGCAACCGCACCTGTCATCGAAGCCGAAGAAGAGGAAGTCGCCCAGGCGATTTCCGTGATTTTCTTCTTCAACGTCCTAGCAGCCTTGATTTTTCCAAGTCTAGGTCAATGGCTGGGCTTCGATACCACGACTGGGGAAGCCTTTGGTATCTTTGCAGGGACAGCGGTCAATGATACCTCATCTGTGACAGCGGCGGCTTCCACCTGGGATAGCCTCTTTAACTTAGGGACCGAAACCCTAGACAAGGCTATTACTGTGAAATTGACTCGGACCCTGGCCATTATTCCAATCACGCTCGGTCTGAGTTTCTGGCGCAGCCGTCACGGGGAAGAAACGCCTACTAACTTGACCTGGGGCCAAAAAATTAAAGCCAGCCTCCCTCAATTTATTATTTATTTCGTTCTGGCTTCGCTCCTCACAACCATCTGCCTGGCTATCGGCTTACCAGAAAGTCTTTTCGCTCCCTTCAAATGGGCCAGTAAGTTTCTGATCGTTTGGGCCATGGCAGCCATTGGTTTGAATACCGACTTGGTCAAGCTCTTACGCTCGGGTGCTAGTGCCCTGGGTTTAGGGGCCGCTTGTTGGATTGCTATTACTCTGGTGAGCTTAGGGCTCCAATATGTGCTAGGCTTCTGGTAG
- a CDS encoding metal ABC transporter permease codes for MEMLQYDFMQRAVIACLAMALFTPILGLFLILRKQSLMADTLAHISLAGVALGYLLGLEPTLTTIALVILAALLLEYLRRVYSNYSDISIAMLMSGGMALALLLLSRVDSAASIESYLFGSIVAISPLQIGLLIGLAVIVGLAYLVNQRILYVLSFDEDTAYTAGLPTRLISVLFSVVTGIAISIMMPIAGSLLVSAIIIMPAAIAMRIARHFNQVIYLAVILSLIGMLGGLTVSYYFDTPPGATIAALFIVIFMAQSLYLKLKD; via the coding sequence ATGGAGATGCTTCAGTATGACTTCATGCAAAGAGCCGTCATAGCCTGTCTAGCTATGGCACTCTTCACGCCAATTTTAGGGCTCTTCTTAATCCTCCGTAAGCAGTCTCTAATGGCGGATACCTTGGCCCATATTTCCCTAGCTGGCGTGGCCTTGGGTTATTTGCTTGGCTTGGAACCGACTTTGACCACGATTGCTTTGGTTATCCTGGCTGCCTTGTTGTTAGAATACCTCAGACGGGTCTACAGTAATTATTCAGATATCTCGATCGCTATGCTGATGTCAGGCGGTATGGCCTTGGCCCTACTCCTTTTGTCCCGGGTCGATTCGGCAGCCAGTATCGAATCCTATCTCTTCGGTTCAATTGTTGCTATCTCCCCCTTGCAGATTGGCTTATTGATTGGCCTAGCTGTTATTGTTGGTCTGGCCTACCTGGTCAACCAGCGGATCTTGTATGTCCTATCTTTTGATGAGGACACCGCCTATACGGCAGGCCTGCCTACCCGCTTAATTTCTGTTCTTTTCTCTGTGGTGACAGGGATAGCCATTTCCATTATGATGCCGATTGCGGGCTCCCTCTTGGTTTCTGCTATTATCATCATGCCAGCAGCGATTGCTATGCGGATAGCCCGCCACTTCAACCAGGTGATTTACCTGGCGGTTATCCTGTCCCTCATTGGCATGCTGGGTGGGTTGACGGTATCCTATTACTTCGACACCCCACCTGGCGCTACAATTGCCGCTTTATTCATTGTGATCTTCATGGCCCAAAGCCTTTACCTCAAGCTTAAAGATTAG
- a CDS encoding metal ABC transporter ATP-binding protein, protein MHYIEVDDLRFSYNEEPVLNNISFTVDPGEFVILTGENGAAKTTLLKNILGLLEPEKGHCRIAKTNFQGKKLQVGYVPQSISSFNAGFPSTVYEFVQSGRYQQNRWFKRLDQEDEDHIRRAFDSVGMWEQRNERIGDLSGGQKQRICLARVFATDPDLFILDEPTTGMDIESRKNFYDLLRHNTRNHAKAILMVTHEDLSLKDYFDKQIHLVREEGTPWRCFSMTSCKEPS, encoded by the coding sequence ATGCATTATATTGAAGTAGATGACTTGCGCTTCTCTTACAATGAGGAGCCAGTCTTAAATAATATTAGTTTTACCGTGGATCCCGGCGAATTTGTCATTTTAACTGGGGAAAATGGGGCGGCTAAGACCACCTTGTTGAAGAATATCCTGGGCCTACTCGAACCCGAAAAAGGCCATTGCCGGATTGCCAAGACGAATTTTCAAGGCAAAAAATTACAAGTCGGCTATGTGCCCCAAAGTATTTCTTCCTTCAATGCGGGCTTTCCGTCGACGGTCTATGAATTTGTACAGTCCGGGCGCTACCAACAGAATCGTTGGTTTAAGCGCCTCGACCAGGAGGATGAAGACCATATCCGCCGCGCCTTTGACTCCGTTGGCATGTGGGAACAGCGCAATGAGCGGATCGGCGACTTGTCAGGCGGGCAGAAGCAGCGAATCTGCCTGGCCCGGGTTTTTGCAACGGATCCCGATCTCTTCATCCTGGATGAACCGACAACAGGGATGGATATTGAGTCGCGCAAGAATTTCTATGACTTGCTCCGCCACAATACCCGCAACCACGCTAAGGCAATCCTTATGGTAACCCATGAGGACCTATCCCTAAAAGATTACTTCGACAAACAGATTCACTTAGTCAGAGAGGAGGGCACCCCATGGAGATGCTTCAGTATGACTTCATGCAAAGAGCCGTCATAG
- a CDS encoding metal ABC transporter solute-binding protein, Zn/Mn family — MKKKYIYLLLLPLAFLVSACQSPQQSAGSGDKLQVMTSFYPIQALTQEVAGDHADVQVMIANGQEVHDYEPSAKNLADLEQADLFVYNSKEMETWVPAMLDSLNQDQVAVHEAAGQLDLMDGQVTTIDGVHHQGHDHDHEEEGEDAHDHAEGDLHVHAKDPHTWLDPVLAQQEVQGIADALSDRDPDHRADYQANAKAFIEELDQLDQDFNQALADKKDRHFVVDHAAFNYLASRYDLEQIALTSVDSTASLSPAKLAQLEDFIRQRGIEVIFFQQGGSSKLADTIAHDTGIETSSLTSMESPDASVEANGKGYLSLMRQNLSNLEAGLK; from the coding sequence ATGAAGAAAAAATATATTTACCTCTTGCTTTTGCCCCTGGCCTTCCTGGTCTCTGCCTGCCAATCGCCCCAGCAAAGTGCCGGGTCGGGGGATAAGTTGCAAGTAATGACGAGTTTTTACCCCATCCAGGCCTTGACCCAGGAGGTGGCGGGGGACCATGCAGACGTTCAGGTCATGATTGCTAATGGTCAAGAAGTCCATGACTACGAGCCTAGCGCTAAAAATTTAGCCGATTTAGAGCAAGCGGACCTCTTTGTCTATAACAGTAAGGAGATGGAGACCTGGGTTCCTGCCATGCTCGATAGCCTCAACCAAGACCAGGTTGCAGTCCATGAGGCGGCGGGTCAGCTGGATCTGATGGACGGTCAGGTGACAACCATCGATGGGGTCCACCACCAAGGCCATGACCACGACCATGAGGAAGAAGGGGAAGATGCCCACGACCACGCAGAGGGCGACCTCCATGTCCATGCCAAGGATCCACATACTTGGTTGGACCCAGTCCTCGCCCAGCAAGAAGTTCAGGGCATTGCCGATGCCCTGTCAGACCGTGACCCGGACCACCGAGCAGACTACCAGGCCAATGCCAAGGCTTTTATCGAAGAATTGGACCAGTTGGACCAGGACTTTAACCAGGCCTTAGCTGATAAAAAAGACCGGCACTTTGTGGTTGACCACGCGGCCTTTAATTACCTGGCTTCCCGCTATGACTTGGAGCAGATTGCCTTGACCAGTGTCGATTCAACAGCTAGCCTGTCTCCTGCGAAATTAGCTCAATTGGAAGACTTCATCCGCCAGCGTGGCATCGAAGTGATCTTCTTCCAGCAGGGCGGCTCTTCTAAATTAGCCGATACCATTGCCCACGATACAGGCATTGAAACCAGCAGCCTGACTTCGATGGAGTCTCCTGATGCGTCAGTAGAAGCTAATGGCAAAGGCTATCTCAGCTTGATGCGGCAGAATTTAAGCAATCTTGAGGCCGGACTGAAGTAA
- the ispE gene encoding 4-(cytidine 5'-diphospho)-2-C-methyl-D-erythritol kinase, translated as MSIIEKAAAKINLSQDLIYQADKGQWHYDMVMASVDLSDRLTIQERSDQEIVVRTSRSFLPNDARNHAYRAADLIKEASQVDRGLDIIIEKRIPVSAGLGGGSSDAAAVLRAVNKLWDLHYSTDELLQLALQIDADAPYCLLGGIQHVTGQGDQLQALPALPASWLVLAKPPLSVSTDKILQDLDPNDLPDQGNTPAVLQAIHKQSYQDLVQATGNMLEDLVFWNYPILNKLKAKMQKFGAEGVTMTGTGSTVIGFAPTSNRAKHVYNALRGFCKEVYVVPVLQQGTGL; from the coding sequence GTGTCGATTATTGAGAAAGCAGCAGCCAAGATTAACCTATCCCAGGACTTGATCTACCAGGCGGATAAGGGGCAGTGGCACTATGACATGGTGATGGCCTCGGTTGATCTTTCGGACCGTCTGACCATCCAAGAACGCTCCGACCAAGAAATTGTGGTGCGGACTAGCCGGAGCTTCCTCCCTAATGATGCCAGGAACCATGCTTATCGTGCGGCGGACTTGATTAAGGAAGCTAGCCAAGTAGACCGTGGCTTAGATATTATTATTGAGAAACGGATTCCCGTCTCTGCTGGCCTGGGCGGAGGAAGTTCCGATGCAGCAGCTGTTTTGCGGGCTGTTAATAAACTCTGGGACTTGCATTATTCGACAGATGAGCTCTTGCAATTGGCTTTGCAGATTGATGCGGATGCACCTTATTGTTTGCTCGGCGGCATCCAACATGTGACAGGGCAGGGAGATCAGCTCCAGGCCCTTCCAGCTCTTCCAGCTTCTTGGTTAGTCCTAGCCAAGCCACCGCTTTCTGTATCAACAGATAAGATCTTACAAGACCTGGATCCTAATGACTTGCCGGATCAAGGAAATACACCGGCAGTCCTTCAAGCCATTCATAAGCAATCTTACCAAGACTTAGTCCAAGCGACAGGAAATATGCTCGAAGATTTGGTCTTTTGGAATTATCCGATTTTGAATAAGTTAAAGGCCAAGATGCAGAAATTTGGGGCGGAGGGCGTGACCATGACCGGAACAGGCTCGACGGTGATTGGTTTTGCCCCAACATCGAACCGGGCTAAACATGTGTATAATGCCTTGCGTGGCTTCTGCAAAGAAGTCTATGTGGTCCCTGTCTTGCAGCAGGGGACCGGGCTTTAA
- a CDS encoding Veg family protein: protein MSGNLAAIKAALDEKLGRRIQVTQQTGRKRITVREGILSDTFPAVFVVELDQDQNQFERVCYSYTDVLTESVEIEFNN, encoded by the coding sequence ATGTCAGGGAACTTAGCAGCGATCAAAGCAGCTTTGGATGAGAAGCTTGGGCGCCGTATCCAGGTCACTCAACAAACTGGACGTAAACGGATTACCGTTCGCGAAGGGATTTTGAGTGACACTTTTCCAGCTGTTTTTGTTGTTGAACTTGACCAGGATCAAAATCAATTTGAACGTGTCTGTTACAGTTACACGGATGTCTTAACAGAAAGCGTTGAAATTGAATTTAATAATTAG
- a CDS encoding aspartate/glutamate racemase family protein has protein sequence MKHFFGIIGGMGTVATTNFLEEMNKLYRPESDQAYLNYILFNHATVPDRTAYILDHDQASPVEPLIEDIKQIESLGPDFLAIPCNTAHYFFDDLQAATELPIINMLTLVEEALADHQGEKIGICATKGTSQSGLYHRTIERAGCQPLAPDEALQEKIMTLIYDQVKNQALADLSLYEEILSDFMDQGASAVILGCTEVSYVNSHDPKKAFPIIDAEKLLVAEVVRQGIQSQGKEVNS, from the coding sequence ATGAAACATTTCTTTGGCATTATAGGAGGGATGGGGACTGTTGCGACCACGAACTTTTTAGAAGAAATGAATAAGCTATATCGTCCAGAAAGCGACCAGGCTTATTTGAACTATATCCTCTTTAACCATGCAACGGTTCCCGATCGGACCGCCTATATCTTAGACCACGACCAGGCGAGCCCTGTTGAGCCTCTAATAGAAGATATTAAACAAATCGAAAGTTTAGGGCCAGATTTCTTGGCTATCCCTTGTAATACGGCCCATTATTTCTTCGATGACCTGCAGGCAGCAACAGAACTGCCTATTATAAATATGTTGACACTCGTTGAAGAAGCTTTGGCTGACCACCAAGGGGAGAAAATTGGTATCTGTGCGACCAAGGGGACGAGCCAGAGCGGACTCTACCACCGGACCATTGAGCGAGCAGGTTGCCAGCCCTTGGCCCCAGACGAAGCCCTGCAAGAGAAGATCATGACCTTGATTTATGACCAGGTCAAGAACCAAGCGCTTGCTGACCTTAGTCTCTATGAGGAAATTCTTTCTGATTTTATGGACCAGGGCGCATCAGCCGTAATCCTGGGTTGTACGGAAGTTTCCTATGTCAATAGTCATGATCCGAAGAAGGCTTTTCCCATCATTGATGCGGAGAAATTATTAGTGGCTGAAGTCGTCCGCCAGGGTATTCAAAGTCAGGGGAAAGAAGTTAATAGCTAA
- a CDS encoding ATP-grasp domain-containing protein produces MSNLPAFVPVLFLGNKGAYSIARAFHEQYGIKTELNVTMDAGPVAHSKIVNKHIYPDLTDNLREHFIEIRDRVDRDYPEAAKIVLASEDTFTEHLISHRDIFEEAGWTVPYVDLATLEEATDKAKFYAKCEEVGVPYPHTWQVADDQVPAAASGKLVVKPAITPSYQVLHFEGKRKIYFCDNPEEAQTAIQLMRQGGYPDPIIVQDFIEGADTDQAVVTAYRSPHDKQIKLTAFGRVMVEDRSASAAGNHLAILSENGHEEVYRHVEALMTAYDFTGYANFDLIYDHDREAFVFFELNPRLGLSNYYVTAGGQNPVYYYIEDYLFGRPVPDSFEATPALFTVLPRGLVKRRLLGTAYADQVKGLYQERQVFNPLAYPYDNHWRRKLYVKASELNYYRKFKETGQL; encoded by the coding sequence ATGTCCAATTTACCAGCATTTGTTCCTGTTCTCTTCTTGGGGAATAAGGGAGCCTATAGCATTGCACGGGCCTTCCATGAGCAGTACGGGATCAAAACAGAATTGAATGTGACCATGGATGCCGGCCCCGTTGCCCATTCCAAAATTGTCAACAAGCATATTTATCCTGATTTAACCGATAATTTGCGCGAGCATTTCATTGAAATTAGAGACCGGGTAGACCGGGACTATCCAGAAGCGGCTAAGATTGTTCTGGCTTCTGAAGATACCTTCACGGAGCATTTGATTAGCCACCGCGATATTTTTGAGGAAGCCGGCTGGACCGTTCCTTATGTCGACCTGGCAACCCTGGAAGAAGCAACTGATAAAGCCAAATTCTATGCCAAGTGTGAGGAAGTAGGAGTCCCTTACCCCCATACTTGGCAAGTTGCTGACGACCAAGTGCCGGCTGCAGCGAGTGGGAAGTTAGTGGTTAAACCAGCAATCACTCCAAGCTACCAGGTCCTGCATTTTGAAGGGAAGCGGAAGATTTATTTCTGCGATAATCCCGAGGAAGCCCAGACAGCCATCCAGCTCATGCGCCAGGGAGGCTATCCAGACCCTATCATTGTCCAAGACTTCATCGAAGGGGCAGATACCGATCAAGCTGTGGTGACCGCCTACCGCTCACCTCATGATAAGCAGATTAAGCTGACAGCTTTTGGACGGGTCATGGTTGAAGACCGGTCGGCCAGCGCAGCGGGGAACCATCTGGCTATTCTGAGTGAGAATGGACATGAGGAGGTTTACCGCCATGTGGAGGCCTTAATGACAGCCTATGATTTTACAGGTTATGCTAATTTCGACTTAATCTACGATCATGACCGGGAGGCTTTTGTCTTCTTTGAATTGAATCCACGCTTGGGCCTGTCCAATTATTATGTGACGGCAGGTGGGCAAAACCCTGTCTACTATTACATTGAAGACTATCTCTTTGGGCGACCAGTGCCTGATAGTTTCGAGGCGACACCGGCCTTATTTACGGTCCTGCCTCGGGGCTTGGTTAAGCGCCGCCTCTTAGGCACAGCATATGCTGACCAGGTGAAGGGCCTCTACCAAGAGAGACAGGTCTTTAATCCCCTAGCTTATCCTTATGACAACCACTGGCGGCGCAAGCTCTATGTGAAAGCATCGGAGCTCAATTACTACCGCAAATTTAAAGAAACAGGCCAGCTTTAA
- the asnB gene encoding asparagine synthase (glutamine-hydrolyzing), giving the protein MCGFVGYIYGADRKLENDKEILDAMMERIVHRGPNSAGVYTDDDISLGFRRLSIIDLSDCGNQPFYSRDGRYVMVFNGEIYNYKTLRKDLKAKGYEFISETDSEVIIRGFEEYGEDIVGKLRGMFAFCIWDTQEKRALLARDGFGIKPLYYTDYTTDGSLLFGSEIKSFLDHPNFIKALNKEAIQPFLTFQYNPLDETFFKGVYKLEPAHYMLYQNGKMKTVKYWDKAFHDETSEPAQEDIDYYVEKIKASIDESVELHAMSDVKVGSFLSGGVDSSLVTALLEPQQSFSVGFKEYEDMFNETVHAQKLSEQLGIENKSRYISGQQAFDNLEDIIYYLDEPDANYSIVPLYFLNQLAAENVTVVLSGEGADELFGGYEWYQPSHIEKDYYNKLPLGMRRFINRLLPSGQKPSRLKQLAERSVTPVEEKFIGQALVFPDAQAHAILNEKYRSNQTSTDICAPYYAQVAGQSDLQKMQYLDLNVWMPGDILLKADKMSMAHSLELRVPFLDKEVMEMAKGIPDEYRTTAKQTKVALRKAAEDVLPEEWAKRKKLGFPTPIRHWLREEPFYSNIKAMFESDLAAEFFDQETLLQLLEDHRQEKADLGHQIYAVYVFLLWYTIYFIKDQGACKTLAPETADIA; this is encoded by the coding sequence ATGTGTGGTTTTGTCGGATATATCTATGGTGCCGACCGTAAACTTGAAAATGATAAAGAAATACTAGATGCCATGATGGAACGAATTGTCCACCGGGGGCCTAATAGTGCAGGTGTCTACACAGATGATGATATCTCCCTAGGCTTTCGTCGCTTGTCGATTATTGACCTGAGCGATTGTGGGAACCAACCTTTCTACAGCAGAGATGGCCGTTACGTCATGGTCTTTAATGGTGAAATCTATAACTACAAGACCTTGCGCAAGGACCTTAAGGCAAAAGGTTATGAATTTATTTCAGAGACAGATAGTGAAGTCATTATCCGTGGTTTTGAAGAATACGGCGAAGATATTGTGGGTAAATTACGGGGGATGTTCGCCTTCTGTATCTGGGATACCCAAGAAAAACGTGCCCTCTTAGCCCGTGACGGTTTTGGGATTAAGCCCCTCTACTATACGGACTATACAACAGATGGCAGCTTGCTCTTCGGCTCCGAAATCAAGAGCTTCCTCGACCATCCGAACTTCATCAAGGCCTTGAATAAGGAAGCCATCCAACCTTTCTTGACCTTCCAGTACAATCCTTTAGATGAAACTTTCTTTAAGGGGGTCTACAAGTTAGAACCCGCCCACTATATGCTCTACCAAAATGGCAAAATGAAGACTGTGAAATATTGGGACAAGGCCTTCCATGATGAAACGAGTGAGCCTGCCCAAGAAGATATCGATTACTATGTGGAAAAAATCAAGGCATCGATCGATGAATCAGTGGAACTCCATGCTATGTCCGATGTTAAAGTGGGCTCCTTCCTATCCGGTGGGGTAGACTCAAGCTTGGTTACCGCCTTACTTGAGCCCCAACAGTCCTTCTCAGTGGGCTTTAAAGAATATGAAGATATGTTTAATGAAACCGTCCATGCCCAAAAATTATCAGAACAACTCGGAATCGAAAACAAGAGCCGCTATATCTCAGGACAACAAGCCTTCGACAACTTGGAAGATATCATCTACTACTTGGATGAACCAGATGCCAACTACTCTATTGTTCCCCTCTACTTCCTCAATCAATTAGCTGCTGAAAATGTGACCGTTGTCCTATCTGGTGAGGGAGCCGATGAACTCTTTGGGGGCTATGAATGGTACCAACCTTCCCATATTGAGAAGGATTACTACAACAAACTGCCTCTAGGCATGCGCCGCTTCATCAACCGCCTCCTACCATCGGGGCAAAAACCTTCCCGTCTCAAACAATTGGCGGAACGGTCAGTGACTCCAGTGGAAGAGAAATTTATCGGCCAGGCCCTGGTCTTCCCAGATGCCCAAGCCCATGCTATCCTCAATGAAAAATACCGGTCCAATCAGACCTCGACGGACATCTGTGCCCCTTACTATGCCCAAGTGGCGGGCCAAAGTGACCTACAAAAGATGCAGTATCTGGACTTGAATGTTTGGATGCCAGGCGATATCTTGCTCAAGGCAGACAAGATGAGTATGGCCCATTCCCTCGAACTCCGCGTGCCTTTCTTGGATAAGGAAGTCATGGAGATGGCTAAGGGAATTCCAGACGAATACCGGACAACGGCTAAGCAAACCAAGGTCGCCCTTCGTAAAGCAGCTGAAGATGTCTTGCCTGAAGAATGGGCCAAACGGAAGAAACTCGGCTTCCCAACCCCTATCCGTCACTGGTTACGGGAAGAACCTTTCTATTCCAATATTAAGGCTATGTTTGAAAGTGACTTAGCGGCTGAATTCTTTGACCAAGAAACCCTCCTCCAATTACTCGAGGACCACCGCCAAGAGAAGGCTGACTTAGGCCACCAAATTTATGCGGTCTATGTCTTCCTCTTATGGTATACCATCTACTTCATCAAAGATCAGGGGGCTTGCAAGACCCTGGCCCCTGAAACAGCCGATATCGCGTAA
- the rsmA gene encoding 16S rRNA (adenine(1518)-N(6)/adenine(1519)-N(6))-dimethyltransferase RsmA: MKKKLIATPSRTNEILKRYHLEAKKSLGQNFLMEPQVLADMVATGEIDKATNVIEIGPGIGALTEVLAQEGKEVLAFELDQRLLPVLANELSDYDNIHVLHADILEVDIAETVSQYFSADDRLLVVANLPYYITTPIIFKLLESGLRFDGFVLMMQKEVAERLTAAPHSKAYGSLTIAIDYYCEAEIAFTVPRTVFKPRPNVDSAILYLKRRPQAKVSVQDEDFFFRLVRASFKQRRKTLWNNLRQFFGKDPQVLGRVEEALAQAEIDPKRRAETLSIEEFARLSDALNEAGCS, from the coding sequence ATGAAAAAGAAATTAATCGCAACACCTTCGCGTACTAATGAAATACTCAAACGCTACCACTTGGAAGCCAAGAAGAGCCTGGGGCAAAACTTCCTAATGGAGCCCCAAGTCTTAGCGGATATGGTAGCCACAGGAGAAATTGACAAAGCAACGAATGTGATCGAGATCGGTCCCGGTATCGGGGCTTTAACAGAGGTCCTGGCCCAGGAAGGCAAAGAAGTTCTGGCCTTCGAATTGGACCAACGCTTGCTGCCGGTTTTGGCTAATGAGCTGAGCGACTATGACAATATCCATGTCCTTCACGCTGATATCTTGGAAGTGGATATTGCAGAGACGGTCAGTCAGTATTTCTCAGCAGATGACCGCTTGCTAGTAGTGGCCAACCTGCCTTACTACATCACGACGCCAATTATCTTTAAGCTCTTAGAATCCGGCCTGCGTTTTGACGGATTTGTCCTTATGATGCAAAAAGAAGTAGCGGAACGATTGACCGCTGCCCCGCATTCCAAGGCTTACGGGTCCTTAACGATCGCTATCGATTATTACTGCGAGGCTGAGATTGCCTTCACAGTGCCCCGTACGGTCTTTAAACCGCGTCCGAATGTGGACTCGGCCATTCTCTACCTGAAGCGCCGTCCTCAAGCCAAGGTCTCTGTCCAAGATGAAGACTTCTTCTTCCGCCTGGTGCGGGCCAGCTTCAAGCAGCGGCGTAAGACCTTGTGGAATAATCTTCGTCAATTCTTTGGCAAGGATCCTCAAGTCTTGGGCCGGGTAGAGGAAGCCTTGGCACAGGCTGAAATTGATCCCAAGCGCCGGGCTGAGACTCTGAGTATTGAAGAGTTTGCTCGCTTGAGTGATGCTTTGAATGAAGCGGGATGTTCTTAA
- the rnmV gene encoding ribonuclease M5, whose protein sequence is MAKDKIKEVIVVEGRDDTRRLQEIFDVYTIETGGSALNETILDQIRQAQAVKGVIVFTDPDISGTKIRQAIQTAVPGVQHAFISREDARSSSLRASLGVEHASEAAIRQALDRVYTVVDQDAGVQAVDRSALLDLGLLGGKDAQQRRDYLAEQLYIGHSNGKQLAKRLQMFQIPIERVKEVMADYEADQAEEDL, encoded by the coding sequence ATGGCTAAGGACAAGATAAAAGAAGTGATCGTGGTCGAGGGCCGCGATGATACGCGGCGGCTCCAAGAAATTTTTGATGTCTATACGATTGAGACAGGAGGCTCGGCCCTCAATGAGACCATCCTCGATCAGATCCGCCAGGCTCAAGCGGTCAAGGGGGTTATTGTCTTTACAGACCCGGATATTTCGGGAACGAAAATCCGTCAGGCCATTCAGACGGCTGTGCCGGGCGTCCAACATGCCTTTATTTCAAGAGAAGATGCTCGGTCGTCATCGCTTCGGGCCAGCCTGGGGGTTGAGCATGCTTCTGAAGCAGCCATCCGCCAGGCCCTAGACCGGGTTTACACGGTGGTGGACCAAGACGCAGGCGTCCAGGCGGTTGACCGCTCAGCCCTCCTTGACCTGGGTCTGTTAGGAGGGAAGGACGCCCAGCAGCGCCGGGACTATCTGGCCGAACAACTCTATATCGGCCACAGCAATGGTAAACAATTAGCCAAACGCTTGCAGATGTTCCAGATTCCCATTGAACGTGTCAAAGAAGTCATGGCCGACTATGAAGCGGACCAAGCTGAGGAGGACCTATGA